One genomic window of Anaerolineae bacterium includes the following:
- a CDS encoding metallophosphoesterase yields the protein MTGQKLKFVLSDLHLGAGYARESQNRRKGFTADRELCDFLHTIWRESEREQREIELIINGDFFEFLQVPAVEVYEPLKHYPLEAYLDSSQAASIKRLNIIAEGHPEVFNALSDFMHVEQPQRRITLIKGNHDVNLFWPGVKSRLREILGASGTRASLLLFADEFVSREKIYVEHGHQRAEKMNRYPDFFDPRSPDNPTQLHYPVGSRLVINAGHKLENEYWFVDHIKPITTLIWYALPWDFDFAGKMLAHYIRHTVSTEDDLLQDLEDDEKRGAMARRYANDPTFRQQFHQQLQPYLRLTDEDNREVASSPQLVVGDNALAIGQADRQRQQAMLHHAATEIVKREGARVVLFGHTHYPVQEFLNNDSVYINTGSWIEDFSDASPETWAALFSGSWQSHHAAARLPYARIDYNEHHLPTAQLLFFEQKAEAETQNFFQQKFSWLVRIFGNRSL from the coding sequence ATGACGGGCCAAAAACTAAAATTTGTTCTTTCAGATTTACACCTGGGCGCCGGCTATGCCCGGGAGAGCCAAAATCGCCGGAAAGGTTTTACCGCCGACCGGGAATTATGTGATTTTTTGCATACAATTTGGCGCGAAAGCGAAAGAGAGCAGCGTGAAATTGAACTGATCATCAATGGCGATTTTTTTGAGTTTCTACAAGTGCCAGCCGTAGAAGTTTACGAACCCCTCAAACATTATCCTCTGGAAGCTTACCTTGACTCCTCTCAAGCAGCCTCGATCAAACGGCTCAACATTATTGCCGAAGGCCATCCCGAGGTATTCAATGCCCTTTCAGACTTTATGCACGTTGAACAGCCCCAACGCCGGATTACCCTTATCAAGGGCAATCACGATGTCAACCTCTTTTGGCCCGGCGTTAAAAGCCGTTTGCGCGAGATATTGGGCGCTTCGGGCACCCGGGCCTCGCTGTTGCTTTTTGCCGACGAATTTGTGAGCCGGGAAAAAATATACGTTGAACATGGCCACCAGCGCGCCGAAAAAATGAATCGTTATCCCGATTTTTTTGACCCTCGCTCGCCCGATAATCCCACCCAACTTCACTACCCGGTTGGCTCCCGGCTGGTGATTAATGCCGGCCATAAACTTGAAAATGAATACTGGTTTGTGGACCATATTAAACCTATCACCACTTTAATCTGGTACGCCCTGCCCTGGGATTTTGACTTTGCCGGTAAAATGTTGGCCCACTATATCCGCCATACGGTTTCAACGGAAGACGATTTGTTACAAGATTTGGAAGATGATGAGAAACGGGGGGCTATGGCCCGGCGTTACGCCAATGATCCGACTTTTCGGCAGCAGTTTCATCAACAACTGCAACCGTATCTCCGGCTAACGGATGAAGATAACCGGGAAGTCGCCTCCTCTCCTCAACTTGTCGTTGGCGATAATGCTTTGGCCATAGGCCAGGCCGACCGGCAGCGACAACAAGCCATGCTACATCATGCGGCTACAGAAATAGTCAAACGAGAAGGGGCCAGGGTGGTTCTGTTTGGACACACCCACTATCCGGTTCAAGAATTTTTAAACAACGACAGTGTTTACATTAATACCGGCAGTTGGATAGAAGATTTTTCCGATGCTTCGCCTGAAACCTGGGCCGCGCTTTTTAGCGGCTCCTGGCAGTCCCATCATGCCGCCGCTCGCCTGCCCTACGCCCGCATTGATTATAACGAACACCATCTCCCCACCGCCCAACTTTTATTTTTTGAGCAAAAAGCAGAAGCGGAAACCCAAAACTTTTTTCAGCAAAAATTTAGCTGGCTGGTCCGTATTTTTGGAAACAGAAGCCTATGA
- a CDS encoding metallophosphoesterase translates to MLIGVFSDVHDNLENLHKTLEIFNAQRVGALIFCGDFCSPIPSRVIAGEFKGDIHCVFGNGDGDRFAILNAAHTQYPNLKLHGEYAELEFEGIKIAVTHYPFYAKALARTGDYQAVFSGHTHQRHQEKIGHCLWLNPGEVLGWQGEATCAIYDTATNSAEFVRIGV, encoded by the coding sequence ATGCTCATCGGCGTTTTTTCAGACGTACACGACAATCTTGAGAATTTGCACAAAACTCTGGAAATCTTCAACGCGCAAAGGGTTGGCGCGCTGATATTTTGCGGTGATTTTTGTTCGCCCATTCCCTCCAGGGTGATAGCCGGTGAATTTAAGGGCGATATTCATTGTGTATTTGGCAATGGAGATGGGGACAGGTTTGCTATTTTAAATGCGGCCCACACCCAATATCCCAATCTTAAATTACACGGCGAGTATGCCGAGCTTGAGTTTGAGGGAATCAAAATTGCGGTTACACATTACCCGTTTTACGCCAAAGCGTTGGCGCGCACCGGGGATTACCAGGCTGTATTTTCGGGACACACCCACCAACGCCACCAAGAAAAAATAGGCCATTGCCTGTGGCTGAATCCGGGCGAGGTGTTGGGCTGGCAAGGTGAAGCAACGTGCGCCATTTATGATACCGCCACCAATTCGGCGGAATTCGTCAGGATAGGGGTTTAG